In the Salvelinus fontinalis isolate EN_2023a chromosome 34, ASM2944872v1, whole genome shotgun sequence genome, one interval contains:
- the LOC129833035 gene encoding protein Wnt-9b-like gives MCSRLPRTACLLRLIELCILLSHTAAYFGLTGREPLVFLPAPFSNEPPTGKAHLKQCEQMTLTRRQKRMCRREPGLAETLRESVRLSLLECRYQFRNERWNCSLDGRGSLLKRGFKETAFLLAVSSAALSHALAKACSSGRMERCTCDDSPGIQHREAWQWGVCGDNLKYSTKFLKKFLGQKRVSKDLRAQIDSHNINVGIRAVKSGLKTTCKCHGVSGSCAVRTCWKQLSPFHDTGRLLKFRYDTAVRVLSVTNAATGETELAGPRRHGQSHRSTDLVFLEDSPSFCRPSRYSPGTAGRSCAKDTSCQSLCCGRGYNTAMHLTTLSCHCQVRWCCHVECQTCVREEEVYTCKNT, from the exons ATGTGCTCTAGGCTCCCAAGGACCGCCTGCCTACTGCGACTCATTGAGCTCTGCATCCTCCTCTCGCACACTGCAGCATATTTTGG GCTGACAGGCCGAGAGCCCTTGGTCTTTTTGCCTGCCCCGTTCTCCAATGAACCCCCAACGGGAAAAGCTCACCTAAAACAATGCGAGCAGATGACCCTGACCCGTAGACAGAAACGAATGTGTCGCCGCGAGCCGGGTTTGGCCGAGACGCTGCGTGAATCAGTGCGCCTCAGCCTCTTGGAGTGCCGTTATCAATTCCGGAACGAGCGCTGGAACTGTAGCTTGGACGGCCGCGGGAGTCTTCTGAAAAGAG GCTTCAAGGAGACGGCCTTTCTTCTTGCGGTGTCTTCAGCGGCATTGTCCCACGCACTAGCAAAGGCTTGCAGCTCAGGCCGAATGGAGAGGTGCACATGCGATGACTCCCCAGGAATACAGCATCGCGAGGCATGGCAGTGGGGGGTCTGCGGTGACAACTTGAAATACAGCACCAAATTTCTCAAGAAGTTCTTGGGCCAGAAGAGGGTCAGCAAAGACCTGAGGGCGCAGATCGACTCCCACAACATTAACGTTGGAATccgg GCAGTGAAGAGTGGCCTGAAGACTACCTGTAAGTGTCACGGCGTCTCCGGTTCCTGTGCCGTGCGGACCTGCTGGAAGCAGCTGTCCCCGTTCCACGACACCGGGCGGCTGCTCAAGTTCCGCTATGACACGGCCGTGCGTGTGCTGAGCGTCACCAACGCGGCCACCGGGGAGACGGAGCTGGCGGGGCCGCGTCGCCACGGTCAGAGCCACCGCTCCACTGACCTGGTGTTCCTGGAGGACTCCCCCAGCTTCTGCAGGCCGTCACGCTACTCTCCCGGCACGGCCGGACGCTCCTGCGCCAAGGACACCAGCTGCCAGAGCCTTTGCTGCGGGCGCGGCTACAACACAGCCATGcacctcaccaccctctcctgCCACTGCCAGGTGCGCTGGTGCTGCCATGTAGAGTGCCAAACCTGTGTCAGGGAGGAGGAAGTGTACACCTGCAAAAATACCTGa
- the LOC129833037 gene encoding ADP-ribosylation factor 2-like, with translation MGNMFAGLFKNLFGKKEMRILMVGLDAAGKTTILYKLKLGEIVTTIPTIGFNVETVEYKNISFTVWDVGGQDKIRPLWRHYFQNTQGLIFVVDSNDRERVNEAREELTRMLAEDELRDAVLLVFANKQDLPNAMNAAEITDKLGLHSLRQRNWYIQATCATSGDGLYEGLDWLSNQLKNAK, from the exons ATGGGGAACATGTTTGCAGGCCTGTTTAAGAATCTCTTTGGTAAAAAAGAGATGCGGATTCTGATGGTGGGGCTGGACGCTGCCGGCAAGACCACCATCCTGTACAAGCTCAAACTGGGAGAGATCGTCACCACAATCCCTACCATCG GTTTTAACGTTGAGACGGTAGAATACAAGAACATCAGCTTCACTGTGTGGGATGTGGGCGGTCAGGACAAGATCAGGCCTCTGTGGCGGCACTACTTCCAGAACACCCAAG GTCTGATCTTTGTGGTGGACAGTAACGATAGGGAGAGAGTGAACGAGGCGCGGGAGGAGCTGACAAGGATGCTGGCTGAGGATGAGCTGAGGGACGCTGTGCTGCTTGTGTTCGCTAACAAACAG GACCTCCCCAACGCTATGAACGCAGCTGAGATCACAGACAAGCTGGGCCTGCACTCCCTGCGCCAGCGTAACTGGTACATCCAGGCCACCTGCGCTACCAGCGGGGACGGGCTCTACGAGGGCCTCGACTGGCTCTCCAACCAGCTAAAGAACGCAAAATGA